Proteins from a genomic interval of Treponema brennaborense DSM 12168:
- the metG gene encoding methionine--tRNA ligase subunit beta, whose translation MKDIIEYGDFAKLDMRAGCILECIKVENAEKLYKLSVDIGEEKPRTIVSSLVDYYTAEELVGKRIIVLANLKPAKMRGVLSEGMLLCTESEDGKTCVLLKPETDVPPGTPVT comes from the coding sequence ATGAAAGATATTATTGAATACGGCGATTTCGCAAAACTCGACATGCGCGCCGGCTGCATTCTCGAATGCATCAAAGTCGAAAACGCCGAAAAACTGTACAAACTGAGCGTGGATATCGGCGAAGAAAAACCGCGCACGATTGTATCAAGCCTGGTAGACTACTATACCGCCGAAGAATTGGTCGGTAAACGTATCATCGTTCTGGCAAACCTGAAACCCGCAAAAATGCGCGGCGTGCTTTCGGAAGGAATGCTTTTATGCACCGAATCGGAAGACGGAAAAACGTGCGTACTGCTCAAACCGGAAACGGACGTTCCGCCGGGAACACCCGTTACTTAA
- a CDS encoding O-acetylhomoserine aminocarboxypropyltransferase/cysteine synthase family protein: protein MSNKNYKFETLAVHAGQERPDPATDARAVPIYATTSYVFKDSAQAAGRFGLTEGGNIYTRLMNPTSDVFEKRIAALEGGAAALATASGSAAIDYAVRNIARSGDHIVSSKSVYGGTYNLFANTLRDSGIETSFADGSDPDNFKRALRPNTKLIFLESLGNPHSDIIDLEAVSAIAHAAGIPVVVDNTFATPYLFRPLEHGADIVVHSATKFIGGHGTVMGGVIVDGGRFDWAASSAFPGLSEPNPSYHGVVFTRACGNLAYIMKIRTTLLRDTGACISPFNSFALLQGLETLSLRVERHVQNALAVVAYLNGHPQVSTVHHPSLASGREKELYDRYYPEGGASVFTFEIKGGESAARKFTESLELFSLLANVADVKSLVIHPASTTHSQMSAEELAAAGISPQTVRLSIGTEHIDDIIADLAQGFRRVG, encoded by the coding sequence ATGTCGAATAAAAATTATAAATTTGAAACGCTTGCCGTTCACGCCGGACAGGAACGTCCGGATCCCGCAACCGATGCCCGCGCCGTCCCGATTTACGCGACGACGTCGTACGTATTTAAAGATTCCGCTCAGGCTGCCGGCCGCTTCGGGTTGACCGAAGGCGGAAATATCTATACCAGACTGATGAATCCTACTTCCGACGTGTTTGAAAAACGTATCGCCGCGCTTGAAGGCGGTGCGGCGGCGCTCGCGACGGCGTCCGGTTCTGCGGCGATCGATTACGCGGTGCGCAATATCGCGCGCAGCGGCGATCACATCGTTTCGTCCAAAAGCGTGTACGGCGGAACGTACAATCTGTTCGCGAACACGCTGCGCGATTCGGGAATCGAAACTTCGTTCGCGGACGGCTCCGATCCGGATAATTTCAAACGCGCGCTCCGTCCGAACACGAAACTGATTTTTCTGGAATCGCTGGGGAATCCCCATTCCGATATCATTGATCTGGAAGCGGTTTCTGCCATCGCGCATGCGGCGGGAATTCCGGTCGTCGTCGACAATACGTTCGCGACGCCGTATCTGTTTCGTCCGTTGGAACACGGCGCCGATATCGTCGTACATTCGGCAACGAAGTTTATCGGCGGGCACGGTACGGTGATGGGCGGCGTCATCGTAGACGGCGGCCGCTTTGATTGGGCGGCGAGCAGTGCGTTTCCGGGATTGTCCGAACCGAATCCGTCGTATCACGGCGTCGTTTTTACGCGTGCGTGCGGAAATCTTGCGTATATCATGAAAATCCGGACGACGCTGCTGCGCGATACGGGTGCGTGCATTTCGCCGTTCAATTCGTTCGCGCTGCTGCAGGGGCTTGAAACGCTTTCTTTGCGGGTGGAGCGGCACGTTCAAAACGCGCTCGCGGTAGTCGCCTATCTGAACGGGCATCCGCAGGTTTCAACGGTGCATCATCCGTCGCTCGCGTCCGGCCGTGAAAAGGAACTGTACGACCGCTATTATCCTGAAGGCGGTGCGTCCGTTTTTACGTTTGAAATCAAAGGCGGAGAAAGCGCCGCGCGGAAATTTACGGAATCGCTGGAGCTGTTTTCGCTGCTTGCCAACGTAGCGGACGTAAAGTCGCTCGTGATACATCCGGCTTCTACGACGCATTCCCAAATGAGTGCGGAAGAACTCGCCGCTGCGGGCATCTCGCCGCAAACCGTCCGGCTTTCGATCGGAACCGAACATATAGACGATATCATTGCGGATCTTGCGCAGGGATTCCGGCGCGTCGGATAG
- a CDS encoding sodium:solute symporter family transporter → MSDFSVFGDLKMYSLILLLVFLLVMITVGVWGMRRTSSLNDFFLGGRSSGPWMSAFAYGTTYFSAVVFIGFAGKQGWLFGLNALWIGVGNAVLGAMLAWLLLARRTRRMTQNLGSMTMPEFLEARYGSAHMKMVAAVLIFIFLLPYSASVFKGLGHLFESTFNISFDFALIILVGITGLYLVLGGYSAVMMTDFIQGFIMLAGAIGMLVVLTARAGGLSEAVSAISADYPLHVPTGQRPSVLTVASLVFMTSFGTWGMPQMVQKFYAVKDERVIPKAAVITTIFALVIGVAAYFSGVLSHVFFTPETLPHFANGAVNYDMIMPVLLTTYLPEILLAVIMLLVLSASMSTLASMILVSSSAITIDLYKGYLNRQVSEKQSVFMMRILSAVFILASYAISRLQIGFIVTLMSLSWGVLSGAFMAPYILGIFCKRITKVGAYAGLYSGAATAVVLTMTLGAANSPLAASIAMVVPFAVVPLVSLFTPKVDQSIIDKAFQ, encoded by the coding sequence TTGTCAGACTTCAGTGTGTTCGGAGATTTGAAAATGTACAGTTTGATTCTGCTTTTGGTATTTTTACTGGTTATGATTACCGTAGGCGTGTGGGGAATGCGCCGGACGTCGTCCCTGAACGATTTCTTTTTGGGCGGCAGGTCGAGTGGACCGTGGATGTCTGCGTTTGCGTACGGAACCACGTATTTTTCGGCGGTTGTGTTCATCGGCTTCGCCGGAAAGCAAGGCTGGCTGTTCGGTCTGAACGCACTGTGGATCGGCGTGGGAAACGCCGTGCTCGGTGCGATGCTCGCATGGCTGCTGCTCGCGCGGCGAACGCGGCGGATGACGCAGAATCTGGGATCCATGACGATGCCCGAATTCCTTGAAGCGCGGTACGGCAGTGCTCACATGAAAATGGTCGCGGCCGTGCTGATTTTCATTTTCCTGCTGCCGTATTCGGCGTCCGTGTTCAAAGGACTCGGCCACCTGTTTGAGTCGACGTTCAACATTTCGTTCGATTTCGCACTCATCATTCTGGTCGGTATTACCGGGCTGTATCTGGTGCTCGGCGGTTATTCGGCAGTTATGATGACCGATTTCATTCAGGGTTTTATCATGCTCGCCGGAGCGATCGGTATGCTGGTCGTTCTGACCGCGCGTGCCGGCGGTTTGAGTGAAGCCGTTTCGGCGATTTCGGCCGATTATCCGCTGCACGTACCCACCGGGCAGCGTCCGTCGGTGCTGACGGTTGCGTCGCTGGTGTTCATGACCAGCTTCGGCACCTGGGGTATGCCGCAAATGGTGCAGAAATTTTACGCGGTTAAGGACGAGCGCGTCATTCCGAAGGCGGCGGTCATTACGACGATATTCGCGCTCGTGATCGGCGTCGCCGCGTATTTTTCAGGCGTGCTCAGTCACGTATTTTTTACGCCGGAGACGCTGCCGCATTTTGCAAACGGCGCGGTCAATTACGATATGATTATGCCGGTGCTGCTTACCACGTATTTGCCCGAAATCCTGCTGGCCGTGATCATGCTGCTCGTACTGTCGGCGTCGATGTCCACGCTCGCGTCGATGATTTTGGTGTCGTCTTCGGCGATTACGATCGATTTGTACAAGGGATATTTGAACCGGCAGGTGAGCGAAAAGCAGTCGGTGTTCATGATGCGCATTCTGAGCGCGGTGTTCATTTTGGCGTCGTATGCGATTTCACGGCTGCAGATCGGATTTATCGTTACGCTGATGTCGCTGTCTTGGGGTGTGCTTTCCGGCGCGTTTATGGCGCCGTATATTCTGGGGATTTTCTGCAAGCGTATTACCAAAGTGGGCGCGTACGCCGGTCTGTATTCTGGCGCGGCGACGGCTGTCGTGCTGACGATGACGCTCGGTGCGGCGAACTCTCCGCTTGCAGCGTCTATCGCGATGGTCGTTCCGTTCGCCGTCGTTCCGCTTGTCAGTCTTTTTACGCCGAAAGTCGATCAGTCGATCATCGATAAGGCGTTTCAGTAA
- a CDS encoding tRNA-dihydrouridine synthase family protein, translated as MKLILAPMATLTHEALRRSVFGFGGCDEYFTEMIQAGTLLTGGPFEKYYLHTGPEPDKIVWQLTGAKADALARAAELVAGVGGVGVDVNMGCCAPEIVKSGAGIAWMLKPYAETAAMLEGVRRAVENAKPAANRPAEENAKPAANRRAALRFSVKIRLGDEDFTDDRFFSFIDMLVGTGVRQITLHPRTRKERYRTPPRLEYVRKLCDYLNARGSDVKVVLNGAVCDAASARKAYEIAPAVDGIMIARAAIRKPWVFAEIKGTAPEKIDLLQTGLQFIDDLAECQPPEFYKTRLQRFFTYYSDNVQFAQYLRTQLLNAPTLDGCRERLAAYFDQCPHERYKKIAP; from the coding sequence ATGAAATTGATACTCGCCCCGATGGCAACGCTGACGCACGAAGCGCTGCGCCGTTCCGTTTTCGGATTCGGCGGCTGTGATGAATATTTTACCGAAATGATCCAGGCGGGAACGCTGCTTACCGGCGGACCGTTTGAAAAATATTATCTGCACACCGGTCCCGAACCCGATAAAATCGTCTGGCAGCTCACCGGCGCAAAGGCCGACGCGCTGGCGCGCGCGGCGGAACTCGTCGCCGGAGTAGGCGGCGTAGGTGTCGACGTAAACATGGGCTGCTGCGCACCGGAAATCGTCAAATCAGGCGCAGGAATCGCTTGGATGCTCAAACCGTACGCCGAAACGGCCGCAATGCTGGAAGGCGTCCGGCGCGCCGTGGAAAACGCAAAGCCGGCCGCAAACCGTCCTGCGGAGGAAAACGCAAAGCCGGCCGCAAACCGACGCGCCGCCCTGCGGTTCAGCGTTAAAATCAGACTCGGCGACGAAGATTTTACCGACGACCGATTTTTTTCATTCATAGACATGCTCGTCGGCACCGGCGTCCGGCAAATCACGCTGCACCCGCGCACGCGCAAAGAACGGTACCGCACTCCGCCGCGTCTGGAATACGTACGCAAACTGTGCGACTACCTGAACGCACGAGGCAGCGATGTGAAAGTCGTCCTGAACGGCGCCGTCTGCGACGCGGCGAGCGCGCGAAAAGCGTACGAAATTGCGCCCGCCGTCGACGGTATAATGATCGCGCGCGCGGCTATCCGAAAACCGTGGGTGTTCGCGGAAATCAAGGGAACCGCGCCGGAAAAAATAGATCTGCTACAGACCGGATTGCAATTTATAGACGATCTTGCCGAATGTCAGCCGCCGGAGTTTTATAAAACCCGACTGCAACGTTTTTTTACCTATTACAGCGACAACGTACAGTTTGCCCAGTATCTGCGCACGCAACTGCTGAACGCGCCGACCCTCGACGGCTGCCGGGAACGGCTTGCCGCGTACTTCGACCAGTGCCCGCACGAGCGTTATAAAAAAATCGCTCCGTGA